The nucleotide window CCAAAAACGACCGTATTATTCAAATTGCAGCGGTCAAAATAGACGGCGATAAAATCCCTGTATCGCTTAAAAACAAAATCAAAGATACAGATCCTTCAGTACCCACGCGAAAAGACACGCAAATCTATAATGCTTTTATCAATCCAAAACGTAACATACCATCTAAAATTACATCATTAACCGGGATAAAAGATTCAATGGTTAAAAACCAGCCCGGGGAAGAATCGATTCTTGAAGAATTTTTCGGATTTATTGGGGACAGAATTTTGGTCGCCCACAATGGCATTCGATTCGATGTCCGGTTCATCGAGGAAGCCACAAAACGAGTTGGGATGAATATTGAGAACTTTCTGTGCCTCGACACGTTGTGGCTATCTAAAAAACTCTATCCTGCTGAACGCAGTCACAGCCTGAATGCTATTATTGACAGGTTTCAACTAAAACTTTCGTATGGAGACGAATTTTTGAGTCAGCGGCATAATGCACTAGTTGACGTAATGTTAACGGCAGAGGCTCTCCGGCTTTTTATGGCTGAACTCAAAAATCAAAATAAAGACAAACTGCTGTTGGT belongs to Candidatus Desulfatibia profunda and includes:
- a CDS encoding 3'-5' exonuclease: MRPLGVATLSQLKYVVFDIETTGLSAKNDRIIQIAAVKIDGDKIPVSLKNKIKDTDPSVPTRKDTQIYNAFINPKRNIPSKITSLTGIKDSMVKNQPGEESILEEFFGFIGDRILVAHNGIRFDVRFIEEATKRVGMNIENFLCLDTLWLSKKLYPAERSHSLNAIIDRFQLKLSYGDEFLSQRHNALVDVMLTAEALRLFMAELKNQNKDKLLLV